AAAACTGGATATGTTAGGGAAAtgaatacttataatatttagACTTTTTTAAACTAAATCTAAGTTGACGGGCAACGTAATATTACCGAATAGGCATAGAAGTACTAAACGAGCAAAAACTGCTAAGAACTCTAAGTGAAACTAAAGTTAGCAGGGTAAAAGTTTCAAGTTTTCTCATCACGACGAAGATAGTGAAGCAACAATCGTCCAGCCAATGCCAGTTCCATTAGTCCCTCGTGAGTGCTAGAGCAAATAAAATAAGCTGTTCAATCAATCTCTACTGCTTGTCCGCAAACTTTAATAGATTGCTTTCGATCGCCTCTACACTTAACGTAATGGGCCCGTGATTGTTTACCTAAACGTCACTCATATGTAACTATCTATATGATCAACTAAGTAGCTCAAGTAGCaggcataatatattattacttataagtatCCTTCCAAccccaacccgcattggagcagcgtggtggagtatgctccataccccctccggttgattgaggggtggcctgtgcccggcagtgggacgtataaaggcggTTTATGTTTTAGAAGTAACCTTAGATGTATTTCATAAAAACACTTACAACTATCAATCAAATGTAACCAAAAGCAACCATTTGAAAAATCTAGGTATCCATTTCGAATTGCTTTTACGATTTTGGTGATCATCACGGAAAACgacaaagttaaaaaaatacttccgGTATATTCTGGGAAGAGTAATGAAATTTATCGGGTCCTATTCCACAAACGACTTGAACAATTCATAAAGCGTTTAGGCTCAGAGGAATCCAAACCATTAAATCAGATTCAGTTCAACAAAAACAGGCATTCAAATCCTATTGATTTAACTTGTTCGTACGTATACATGTCACATGCCCCTAATTGCTTGTTCAATGATTGCCACGTGTCcaaaatttataattatcttttacCTAAACGCCCAAACGTAGatagatacagggtgttagtgacatcgtaacgaaaactttgagggatgattcaggccataattctgagttgatatcaagtggaattttccgtcgcaaaagtatggaacggaaaataatttaaataagctctaaaattttcatgacttctccgacaggaaattccacttgatatcgactcagaatcatggtctgaatcatccccttcagtattcgttacagtgtcactaacacccatacctacttgtatggctactgtatgtacttgtatggggtgtaagtgacatcgtaacgaatactgagagggatgattcagctgattattctgagttaatatcaagtggaattttccatcgcaaaagtatagaattgaaaataatttaaaaaaactaaaaaaaaatcatgaattttgcgacggaaaattccacttgattttaactcagaatcatggtctgaattaaccccctcagtattcgttacgatgtcactaacacccagtataatacAGCCGTAAATGAAACGAAATCATAAAATAGATTTATTAGAGGTAGACCGTATTTTAACTGACTTTAAAAAAGGTTATGAATTTGACCCCTATGTACCTACAGGTACAggtggtagtgacatcgtatcggttactgaggaggatgattctgctcatgattctgaattaatattaagtggaattttcatcgcaaaattcatgtcactttgtttctgtcggaaaattcgtgaataagtagtgttttttaaattattttcagttccatacttttgcgataagaAATTTCAATTGATATCaatttagaatcatggtctgaatcatccctcaaagttttcgttatgatgtcactaacaccctgtatacttataaattaataatactaaactaaaaaaaaaacataaatttcacTTGagatcagctcagaatcatggtctgaattatccctcaaagttttcgtttcgatgtcactaacacctaagCTTTTTAACCTTTTGATGCCTTGATTGTGATATAGGAAACACATCATAGAAGCAGCGTAAGAgagtaaagtaggtaggtacctatgtgacataacaaatttataaaatgttcatAACCTGATAGTTGAGAAGTACCCGGATATATTAGCCAGACGATAGAGGAAGAAGAATAAGCCATTACTTTGTTGAATTCAAATCTTGTAATACGGTCCAAGGCAAATAGATCTTAGCTAAACCAGCTAAGGCTATCTGTTACAAAGTAACCTTTTGGTCAGTTAGTAGGCTTACATAAGGTTGGTAGTACTGGCGGCAGCCTGTGGTAAGGCTTAGATTAGGAGGCgattaggttgttgccaactttttCAACACGCAGAtcgtgccgatgtttttggtcacttagtgTTACTATCTATATGGCTACCTTGAACGTCttaattattggacattctggatgttgctaacaATATATGTATGccttgactgtcactaactatttgcttctgactgtacctcagctcaccaagctttctattagaccaacgtaatggccgagccaactgtgttagtgaaaactgcaattaacacgttcactgtgtaactgaaaattagatatcaacccctcacgtacAATTTTACTTTTGGATTGGACACGTTAGATTTTTATGTGCAcgatagacacactatggcaagaaaatatGTGCCTCACATATTGAACATGCACGTTTGAGTTTTAATATTGCCTCATATGTAAGTAGTTCATGTgataaacggaccctgtgaaaaacgggataatgctagggggatgatgatgtggttcatacacagtgaacgtgttaatagctcattggtgcaagtttggttaccggggttcgaaccggcgctccccatttgaggaGCAAGCCGATGAATCACAACGCCACGGTGACTCAGCCCATGAGTGAGATTCATGGTATGTTGTCTACTTGTCTTAAAGGAATTAGTTCCTGACCTGAGACGTGTTTAAGCTTAGTGACATAAACATGCCACTTGGCTGGTACACTATTGGGGTCGCGTGTCGTTTTCTTTAAGACCGCAAGGACATGATACTCAAAGTCGGTAAGGCAATTGCAGTtgtgtaatttttaaatactGATGTGATCTAGGGCTTAAAAACTACACCTACTTACGCACGCATCATTATTATCCACTCCGACCGTCCTTTGGAACACTTAAGTAAATAAGCATGTATTTCATGGGACGTCTAACCCTCCTACTTTTCGTTTTAAATATTAACCTAAGTATTATTAGAGTGGTCTGGCAAAATTATAATCCTTTTACTTTGCGTTGTATTCTTCGAAACTAATAGAGAGcgatttaaaattatacatacgTATTTATGGGGTACCTATATAacttacctatacagggtgttagtgacatcgtaacttatATTATACTAGGTaggtttatatacttacatataatcgTAACTCATAAGATAACGGAATTAACTTAATTGCGTCAATCGCGATGTTGCAAAATAATACCACAAGTAAATAtgtagtatctgcttaccccggtgggatatacgcgtgagtttatgtatgcatgcatAGCTCAATTCAGTAAGAcacctacatacctacttaaactcacgcctatttacgtAGACCCACAATCACAAATTTGAGCAAAAACTGTGAGGAAAATCCGTAATCTGGAAATGCTTAcaacagaaaagaaaaaagtacctAATGAATTTCCAAGTTTTATAGTTATTCACTTAATGGAATTCCGTGGCCTCTGCAAATATCTCGGAAGTAGGCGTGACCTTATTTATGTTACATAAGTATTCATAACTTTTAATGAAGTAGTATAGAGAAACTAGTAATGAAGCTTGAACAATAGTGTAGGTACCTTAACACTGATTATACGCGTTTCCCGTTATAAAACCGCGTTATTACAATCCTCATCATTTACACCAATGAAGTTGTTAATGGTGTATGTGACATTCATTTTTATTGGCATCCCTcaagtaaatgtttttttttctaagccGCCCGAATTTAAACAACTTGCGGCAAGGTCGTTGCGCCTTAATTCGTACGAATTACACAATAGCGATTGTAGAATTAGAAACATTTGCCACTTGGCTAAGCCCTTCCGAATAAGGtaaccctggacacttcatacatacGTATACATACGTAAAACagcccgttttacacagacactacaatTATATTGTCGTTAGCGTACACGCGCTTCTGTGCGTGTGACGCCcttacgattaaagactaaagtaagaccgagggggagggaagtaaacctagctcagccgctggtggggagcggggaaaTGCCAttttatacgtaatattattccttattctatggaatAAGTTTACGTTTGATCGccatgtttatgttttatgtatgttcataAGCCTAAAGCTTCATAAGCATTACCTATCAATAAAATCAATCAATATTGTAAGTCCTCAAACAAATTACCAAGAACAATATTGTCATTTCAAACTTACATGGGACGACAAGTTAACTAACTTTTGTACGTACCTATTAActaattaaaaagtatttaattataattataggtaggtaagtgaCACGCCTCCACATACGTAGATCCAGCATGTGAATAATTAATATCAGACTAGCTGTTGTCCGTGACATTGTACGCGTGCATTTCGGTTGTCTCCATGGAAACTACctaggtcatagaataaggaacgtatagaacggcaactccccgctccgcaccagcatctgagctaggtttaaacccccccccccccccccacggtggtgtcagacgtcacacacacagatgcgcgatGTACCTAGGTAGTCTAAGTACGTTACTGAAACGTTCCTTATGCCCGACACTAGGTTCCAATTTCTATCCAAATTAGTCCAGCGTCCTAGGCGGTAAAAAGTAACAGAGTTACTTCATCGCTTGTAGTAGGTAAATATTAAAGATATGCAAGTATGAATGAAGGAATGAAGTCATCTGTAATACGTTCATAGCTTAACATGggtaaaaatcaaaataaaaataatatacctatcaTATGAAGATTAGTTTCAATAATGTAAATAACACCAACATCGATAAGATTGTAGCGGTACCGGTTGTTCTGATTCAAGATAGCTTATCTATACAAGCATTAACTGTGTATATATAAGCGATTATTGATTAAGAAGCACTTGAAAATAAGTACCTTATGATAAAAAGAATACCGATCACCGGCATTTTAAGATGCAGAGGTGGTTAGAGAAAGATGACACTTTTATAATGCTGTTTATTTATAAGTTGCTAGGTAGGTACTAACTATTATGTGTTTAtagataaaattttaattttaacacgCACACAAACACACTCTTGATACAATCATTGGCTCATTATGAACCTCCAAAGTAATAAAAAACTATACACAAAAATGTATACAGTTACGCAGCTAGCGTGTTGTGACAGATTATAGTATAATCCAAATAATTAACTATACATTATCCAGGAAAAAAGAGAGCGTTCagttatttattaaacaaattCAATTCAGACATTTTCTGTTATCTTGTACCGGACAAGTTTTGAACGCCCCTATATCATATACTGGTCGTTTCTTATGGAGTAGGTACTTTTTGTTCGTAACCCACTGGGCACTAAGTtacctaatattataattaagaccAAGGACGAATAGCGAAGCGTCTATAGCACTAAATTGAGTAATTAAGACGGGCCAATTGATCCCTAACCCCACGTAAGAGCCAACTGTGAGAAACCAGGACCAAACATTAACACTGGAAGATTATAATCTAAGTTACAACTAGATATTTATTCATAAGTGTATTTAAATGACTAGTTGGATgctgtattaaaataataacaatttctAATATTGCTAACAATAACACAAGTTAAGATTTACTGGACAGAATACAGTATATTATATAGTGTAGAAAATTTTAACATACAGATACGATTACGtagtaccattattgttactatattaattttgaattCTACATTTACTACGATTTAAACAAAGTGTTTGTACTCTACCGTGTCATCAAACGACTTCACTCGAGTGCACTCTGAGGTAGACAATACTGCCACTATCTGCTTTTTAACTGAGTTACACAAACATTATTCAACAAAATGTGTCAGTGAATGACCCGCGTAGTATAATTTATAATGCATTTGAAATACCTATCAATACTCGTGTAAATGCTTCGCTGAATGTACATCCATGCGTCGATATTCATAATATACAAAATGTATGTATGCTTATCACCAAATTTTACAATTGACAATGAGATAAATGTACGCAGCCAGTCATCTCCACATCGTCTCGCAGCAATAAATTCGGAATATAACCAATGTTCGTGTCACTGTAGTGGAGCTTTTATTCGAATTCCTTATTGTTTCCATAAATTAAAGAGGAACTAGGTGCCTAATCCTAAACAGAATGAAATTCTAAACAAATGCCATTGATTCGAGTATAACACATTGTATTTTCATCTACCTAATGTAGTAATAATTTATCGCagtactattataatattaggtGTTAACTAATTTCGATAATTAACAAAACAAGCAACGATAACAACGAGCCAACTTACAAAACCTTTATCTTTCATAACAATAATTTTATGCATCCGTTACAAACTAACAAAAGAGATCAATTAAATACAGTTGGTACTCAATAAATTGTTCAGATATTTAGTTCCATATATGGACAGACAATTTGTTCAATAATACCTGGATTAATATCTATTACAATACCAATTAGTGaatcttattataaatatataaaatactggGAAATTCAAACTACCTCCATAAAATTAGCTTATCAGCAGACTGTTGGTACTGTGTAGTCGTGTTTTGTGGTATAATTCATACATAACACGATTATATTATGTGTCGACAGAACATCGTTAAGTACAATGATTACTCGTAAATGTGTGACTGTATTAACGTCATCAGGCCATGGTGTATGGGTGCCGAGCGCGTGTCGCCTTATCTACACTgaacaaatgttaaatatttgTACCTATGACGGTCAATAAGCTGTTGCCTACTAACCTTAAGACGCTGTAAGCGTTAAACCCAGAGACCTACTAACATACCTAATATGGCGACCGTGTAAACTACAATATAAACTTTTGGACCACGACTCGGGAGCACATGAGACGCTTTTTGAATACGGaagtaacaaaattataatcaaagataaataaaacgTAACAGTAACTTAAGCTCAACATGTCTTTTCAAATGTCATGTAGGTATTAACTAATGTACGGTGGTAGGTATAATATTGAAGATATAAGCTTAATTACCTTTGTAAGGACTGAATGTCTTGTGTTTGTCTAACTAGAATTAAAATAACATCGATTCAAAATAAATGAGACGAAACAATTTATGTTCGAACTGGTATGGCAGTAACTACTTACTAatttatagtaagtacctaacaatggGATCAATAGCTTGACTATCGATCCCACTGGGTTCATTGTAATGAAAAAGTAAATGCTATAACTGTGCTTAGTTCGATAAAAatgaatacaaaaaatataaatcacaatGCATTACCAAAaatatcgaaaaataaatttaaaattatttatatttaagcatCACTTTTTCATAGGTCTTGTACCATTGTGCTTATGTTAAACTCATAAAATCTCTAAAAAGTAAGAGTAATACCACGTCTTACTTCTTGTTACATTCATTTACAGACTATTCCTAAAGAATTTACACTTTGGTTGGTAACACACACAATATCagtcatattttaattttgaagtaATTTATCTTCAATCACAAATCTTACATGCGTAACATAcattcacgcctgtatccccgagggGATAGGCAGAGTTGCATAGTATATACACAAATCTTGCATCAATCAAATACAACAATGCTTCGTGAGAAGTGCAAGATTCATTCCTTTAAGTATTTTGTGCACTTATCTAAAGAACatgaaaatttaaaatgataTGAAATACTGAACCAGGAATCATACTGTCACTGGGATCTTGACCTCCTTATTAACTATATAAAATTTGTGCTTCTTTCCTAGGACTCCCCATATAACTGCAATGTTTTCTATCACAACATTCAGTGGAATAGTGGCCAGAGCTCCaccaacaaataataaaaattttagtgttccAAATCTATGTATGGGGAATGATTTGATTACACCAAAAATATACATGTAAATATTGACAGCCCCACAGAACCCACATATCACATCCAAAGCTTGGGGACATGGTATGGGACAAATGGCCGCCAGTAAAACATTGCTTGTAGAAAATGGCAAAGTTACCCATGAGTAACAAGATATTGCTAGAAAAATCTTATTAAGAACAGGTATTTCTTTCGAATGTACCACTAACAGTATACCTTGAAGCCATCTTTTCCTTTGCTGCATAAAGTCCCACAGTGTGAAAGGAGACTTCTCCCACATTTCACCTTCAATAAAATTGAATGTGTACCCTTCCACATATGCCTTCATAGCAAAGTAACAGTCTTCAGCTACAGATCCATCTAGTCCATTATCAAAGGACACTTTCTTCTCTGCACTCACCTGGAAAttacaatattaagaacatacACAAATTATTTAAGGATAATTCTCAAATCTTAAGGATTTGTAATAAAAACTACATAAGTCTGAATAATAATAGTTCATAAATACAACTTTACCTGTGTTACAACATATGAGCCTTTCCAACTAAAAAGTGGCTTATGAAATAAGTAGAATTGTAGTCTTAACTTTCCCATGTCATCTGCTACTCGAAAGCTGTCTGCAAGAGTAGTGAGCCAGTTGACAATATTTTCATTAGCATAGGTGATGAGTCCTTGGCCAAATTGATGTTGACCATCCAGGACAAAATTCAATATCCCACGAATTGAATTTTCAGTCAGCAAAGTTTCTTCATCTAAATGCACAATCCAATCTGTGTCAGCAAGGATGTTCACAGTGTCTTCCAAGCAATACTGTAATGCGCGCGATTTGAACAGGGCACCTGTCTTTGTCTTGTACTCTGATGGCACTACCACTTCTCTGACCCTTCTATGCTTTGGTAAGTTTATTGCTTTGTCAGTCACAACTTCTATCATGAAGTTTTCCATTCCAACATCAATACACAAGTTCATATTTCTTGtgacattttcttttacaagTTTGGGGAAATCACCCCTGGTAACCACTCTGATGCATATAAATGGGGCCAGCAGTGGAGACCCTTTCAACTTCACTTTTCCAGGGAAAGCATTAAATATCATGAGCCCTGCAAAATTGCACAGGACTTGAGGTATTGTCAGCAATGTGAGAAGTCTCATCACATATAGTATTATGGCACCATATATTCCATATGCCTCCCAAGGGTCAAcatattctttttctttattgtctaaattaattattccagcaaatacaagaaaaagaaaaataaaagatataaaaaagaTACAATGTAATAAGTGCTTCACTCTTCCTCTCAGCATTCTGAAACAATGACATTCATTTCATTAGTTCTGCACTTGGGAATTCCCCACATAGCAGCAGCAGTGCTGAGCTGACAGACTtcaatattgtaaaataatgtGCCTAACAATAATAAACATTAGTTTCAAAATGGAAttagtaatatatttaaattatcacaGCTTGTTTCATAAACAGGTACTTAAATGTGTGTCAaccataaacatacataaattacacataTAATAACACTTCAGTTCAGAAGTACTGAACATACCTCAATGCAATCAGTGTTCAATGCTGTGTGGTGTCAATATTGTGGTTAGCAGCTTTACCTATATTACACTTTAGATTAGATAAGTTACCTTTGGTTTAAAAAATACAggctattttaaaattataagtcACTTTTAGTAAGGTCAGACAATGAACCCctgaacaaaaatacaaaaatatctttgaacGAAAACATCTCACAGCACTTTCCatgaacataattataatatgctATTAACCAAGTACATTGAAAACACTGTGGTACACAGGCATAAACCATTATCTAGTGATATAATGAGAAAAACGACCCTGCGTCTTATAAGGAGTAATTAATGTCACCAAAAGGAGTCAGCGGCGTATAGGACAATGTACATTTGGGAGGGGTATTTACGATCactgaaaatttattttttatcaaagaaACAGAGTATTAAGTCTCGcgcgaaaaaataaaaattaaacggTTTCCAAACAAATAAAGTACTTCAAGCAAAGCGCTAAATTATAGTAcattattcaataataattgCGTATAATAAATGTTAATTCTTACCTTAAAAATGccttcaattatttttttagaaaatcatAAATTACTATCACGGTCAGCCGTTATGGGGACTGAAAGCCACATAAAActtgaaacaaaatatttccAAAAATAATGAGAGtgaaataaattcaaaacaATGTACCTtctaatgtaattaattataaataaattaaaaatctacAAGAATAAACACACGCCCTAGCTACACTCGCAAACTAGCAATTGAcacaaaattgattttttttaatattatttatttttgagtttttggCCTGGTTTCAAAAGCGAAGTCATAAGACTACGTCTAGAGATTGTGGTAACAACCGTACCgtagtactattatttattctgtggaaacaaagaccttgtatagaatagacggataatattttagagtgacgatcaaactatcacagctctctttcttccctatggcaacaatctctgtggaaaaaagaaacaaacatagacaaacaccgctgtctagaacgtcagtgtttaccgtt
The genomic region above belongs to Pectinophora gossypiella chromosome 4, ilPecGoss1.1, whole genome shotgun sequence and contains:
- the LOC126366059 gene encoding beta-1,4-mannosyltransferase egh; the encoded protein is MLRGRVKHLLHCIFFISFIFLFLVFAGIINLDNKEKEYVDPWEAYGIYGAIILYVMRLLTLLTIPQVLCNFAGLMIFNAFPGKVKLKGSPLLAPFICIRVVTRGDFPKLVKENVTRNMNLCIDVGMENFMIEVVTDKAINLPKHRRVREVVVPSEYKTKTGALFKSRALQYCLEDTVNILADTDWIVHLDEETLLTENSIRGILNFVLDGQHQFGQGLITYANENIVNWLTTLADSFRVADDMGKLRLQFYLFHKPLFSWKGSYVVTQVSAEKKVSFDNGLDGSVAEDCYFAMKAYVEGYTFNFIEGEMWEKSPFTLWDFMQQRKRWLQGILLVVHSKEIPVLNKIFLAISCYSWVTLPFSTSNVLLAAICPIPCPQALDVICGFCGAVNIYMYIFGVIKSFPIHRFGTLKFLLFVGGALATIPLNVVIENIAVIWGVLGKKHKFYIVNKEVKIPVTV